Genomic window (Juglans microcarpa x Juglans regia isolate MS1-56 chromosome 2S, Jm3101_v1.0, whole genome shotgun sequence):
AGACTTACTTTCTAAAGGATTCTCATTGGCGGATGTGTCATTAGGGGCATCAACCACCCAGTCATATGATTTGATGTGCATGGTCCCAAAGAGAAGCTTACTGAAAACCGTCATGCCGGGGTGATTATGAAGTGGAATAACACCATTCGGTGGCAAGCAAAAGATCCCCATctgaaataattgaaaaagattTGAAAACCACGGCTACAATAAAGTTCCCTGGGTAAACTGAATTTGACCCAATAGCACCTCAGAGGATCAGAGAAGCTTACAGACCGAGAATTTCTCACTCTCATAGAGGTGCAAGTATGTTATTGCCGGGGTTCTACGAGCCTCCTGTGTCCGGAAATACAGCATCTCGGGACTGAGGCCAACATCCTCCGGTTTCATTTTATCTGCAAAATTGAAAGTCGGACCAATAAGAATAAAGTACAAGTATACGAATGGCAAAAGCACAGCTTTTGTAGAGGGTTCATGTCAGTAATGCACAAGTAGAACTCGCGTTAGTATTCCTATGCTGCTATATCACCACTCAGACTTTCCAGAATATCGGCGCCCCGGTGGGGGGGTGAAAATCGAATCCTGCCTAAATTGGGGAGGGCATGTAGGGCGACCCGTTGGACAAGCCACTGTTGCTGTTTCGATCGAAAacaaaaagggggaaaaacatCATCTCCGACATCCTAAAAGGTATTGAACCTACTCGGATGATATTACATTGTTTGTCACGACTCATCGAACTAACATCTCTAGATAAAGCAAATACCACTAGAACATTCCCATCTTTATAAGTTGATCGTCAAAATTATAAACCTCAACCGCTTCAAAGTTTAAGAGAAGTAAAAAGCATAATAATTAACCCAACCCGTTTCTATATCAAAACTGCGCCAAGAAACCAATCAAAAAGCCAGCGGAGAGTTTCTCTTCAATCGAATTTCAATATCCTCAGGCACGCCCAGATGAATAGATCACATTTTAACACAAAATTCAATACGAACTCGTGCATAAAGAAGCAAAACATACCCAAAACAGCTCGTAGCCGTTCAATATCTTCAGTGGATGGCACAATCCCGGTCCCGCTATTGGCAAACACTTCCTTGCAAGTCTCGAATAGCATCTGAACCGGCGACATCTTCTTCTGACGTCGCCGGCTCTTCCTCGTCTTGCTTTTCGAAGTCGTGTCTGTGGCCTTGGGTAATTCACGGAACTCCTTATTTCCCTTTCGATCGGTTCGAGTCGTCTCAATCCCCATTCAACTTCAAATTCACACAAGGAATTCAATATGGGCACCCCAAAACCGTTCAGAAAATGCAGAATCGGGATCCGGGTGTTGAGCCAAACAAAAACAGAGGAGACGGGGTATCGCTAGAGACGCCGAGTTTGTATCTGGGTATTGACCCAAGAAGCAAAATATCAAGGAATGAACGAGAAACAGAGAAAACAGgggaagaaggagaaaaagaggTACAGATTAATAAATTATACCGTATGGTACTTGCCGGACAGTCCAGTACAGGGAGGTGAGAGGTCAAAGGAGGAAAGAGACGAGGGAAATGGCATTTCTGTAGGTGAAGGAGATGGTGGGTGCGGGTTGAGGACGGAATATAAAGGGGACAAGAGCGAGGGGTAGCTGAAAAGGAAACAGTTGTTTTTGGAGAGAGTGAAAAAACCAGGGGCCATGCTTGGTTTTCCAGTGGGCTGTTCCAACAGCGGATTTTTATCCAGCCACACCACGCCCCCACGCTCTCTTtgttcttctctattttttgcccttctttttttatgcatttttcaCACCATCTACTGCTCTCACTTTAGTTTGGAAAACTTTTGAGCATGTATTATTTTTGGctatatgtttggatattgttCTTTTCTATAAATCGGCATTACATTATCCAAATCTgcctctttattttattatattttttaaaataattatttttcaccatttataaataagaattaaaattttattttttattttaaatattgttatcCTCAATTACACTAATTGATGTAACATGTTTTGACTATAAAGAATGAATTAAAGTGTGTTGAATCAACCAATATAATTAGGGGAGAAGTAAAGTAATTAGTTATCATTtactaggtttttttttcaaaagagtaTTGCTACAACACCGCCTCATTTATACTGCTCAATTTAACCCATTGATGTGCAGCACCATATGATAccacatgatttattaaaaaatataaaaatatattcaaaacaaaataacattcaaaaatacaaaaagatgaaACCCTCAATTCTCTTCCCactttatgtttgtgtttttattttttattttttaataaaccacgtgacattatatatatgatgatgtcATGtcaattagataaaataagtgGTATAACTAGAGCGGCAtagtagtatttttcttttttataatttttatttttatttttgagcaTTAATCATTAATTTCCATCTTAGTCAGTATTAATTAAGCCAGCACACCAGTCCGAATTAGACATCTAGCCAGCTAGCCATATAGCAAGATTTTACTgataaagtattatttttaagccATAACTGAATTTATTCGAATAAATTCTCATCCATCCTGTAAAGTATAAACAGATatgccaagaaagaaaaaagtataaaCAGATATGATATCCAAAAATTGACTAGGTATATGATCAATAGCCTTGACAAAGGGCTAAAAGATGATTAATACTCAATAATCTCTCCgtgcctcatttgttttcacaatcattccttttctcatttcatttcatctaatcattataattttattaaattctcatacaaaattaaataaacaatttaacattttcaaatctcaaaacaaaaataatattaaaaaaatattttataacaatattttatttaattttcaatttttatctcaattcatctcatctgtaaaaacaaacaaaacctaaggtgaggtttggatactgagatgagatgagctaattttagataaaagttaaaattgaataaaatattattaaatatttttttaatattattattatttaaaaatttaaaaaaattgaattgtttattatcgtgtataaatttgaaaaagttgtaataataaaattagattatatgaaataaaatgaaatattttcactatctaaatgggaccaaaatatttatcaattaaatatgtatatatttactTAATTGAACAACTGTGTGTGAAGGACAAGGATGGTTATAGGGTTAAACTGATCAAAACATTCTATTCTCGGATGCttgaaaaacataagaaaaataaataaataaataaataattggtcCAAATTAAAGACTTTacaattacttatcaaaataattttttttttaaaacataccGCATTCATTAATAATTGACATTATAACTTTAGCCTGAAACATATATAACAGGTAAGCTACAATATTAATAGCTCTCCAATACATAACTGTGATTGACATGGTTTAATCTATGATGCAAACCTCTATAGACAACAGTCTGAGAGACAGCACAACTCTGTCCAAGACAGAATTTACAAACCCCATTATCTGTCTAAAACGGAGTAGAGGACACACTCTATGGATAAAAAGTCCAATAGattatgtgttttttatttttctaaaacaaaagacataacaaaaattaaaaatatatgggaaaaaatgaattacataCTGGAAAGACATAGAACCCCATTTTCAATCGTAGAGAAAAATAAGACAAACAAAGTAACTATGATGGCGCGTGAGAGCCACGCGCTATCCTGAGAGTATGGTGGTCAGTTAGGTCTGAAGTAATCGATGGCCACAGACCCAAAAAAGCCACACATGACGCCATAAGAGCACCCTTGGCGGCAATGCGTGGATTATACACGCCTACTTTGGACCGCATGTGTGGCACCTTGGAAAACCTATGGTAAAGTGCGTGGTGGTCGTCGGAGAGCACCAAATTAGCCTTCCGCCATACTTAACCATGAAAAAAcagccaaaaaaagaaaagaagaaaattagatAGGAGGTATAACAGGGATGAGGGTTTTGATTTGGTTGTGGTTTCAACacaaatctaattaattaagctcAAATGATTATGAAGGAAAAAGGAATCCacatattcattttattgatcaaaatttcttagaagaaaacattattttgaGGAAAAAATGTTGATGAAGCAATGAATTAATTTCATGCTCGAGAAGGCATTAACCCAATTGTTCAAATATTATAACAAATGAAATGAACTAATTTAGGAGACTCACCAACCACCGGACTTGACCCATGACTGAGTCCTGAAAGGTTAAAGTGCCTGGAAAATTTGTACATTTTCATTCTTTCCATAACAATAATATGCTTCTCCAAAAATGTGAAGGCATcaatcttttttcttaatttgccTTAGTGAGGACTAAGAAAATGAATATCCCCAACATGTTTCCACTTCGATCCACTGATCATGACTCGAATAACAAACTGCAACTGTTTATATTaatcacaaattatatatatatatatacacataattatcaaaattgatgatttttttttaaagataaaactaaTTGACGAGATTGTTTTCCAAAACTTGCACTCTCTTTTGAAATGACTGCGCTTGAATGTTAAACAGAATTGAGTTCAATTcagttaaaatgataaaaatattgttagaatattattttttaaatattattattattttcgaatttaaaaaaattgaattgtttattatattttgtgttaaaatttaaaaaagttgtaatgatgagttgagatgggtttgacttttaaatgaatatgaacaaaattaattaactttaggcttagtttggatcattaaactatctcaacttatctcaactcattattacaattttttaaataccaacataaaatataataaataatttaactttttaaaatcttaaaataataataatattaaaaaataatattctaataatattttatcatctcaatttaatttaatttaacttactttaacattcaaataaaactttattaCCTTTGAGTACGTTATATTGAAGGCATGCTTACGTACACTACATAAAGGAATATCGTGAATCGCGTGATCATTTATGAACACAGTAATTGATGGATCAAAAGCGCGCATGGATGCGTTCCCTCGCGATCACCACCTCACTTATTATGATCCTTGAAAATCCCTTTAATCAATACTTCTGCTTGAATTAGCTATCTTTACTCTTTAGCACTATAAATTACCAATCAAGGCAATGGATTCGactttaaattcaaattgaatgaatgaagttttaaaaaaggaaaatattatttgtatttataatttttacttacatAACAATACGTGTTAACGTgtcaaatattaatatgcaaaaaattataaaatttaaaatttaaatttaaaaagaaataactaataaaatagaTCTTATACTTAAAACTGTAAAGACGTGTAgtactactatttaaaaaagttttagaCTAACAATGTATAATTAACGCGTGGTAATCATGCAGCTTGTAATGGAACAAAGATTGTGACACGAAACATGGTATATTGATAATAAAGTGTTTCACACGTTCTTATGCATGCATGTCGTCAATGTTTTCGTTATATATATGGCGTAATTTATCAATTTACGTACATTTGTAGAGTTAATATATGAAACAAAAGCACACAAAATTAACCTAATATCCAACACATCTATGCGTCCTAATTTCAAGTTCAGGACTACATGATGAATTGACGAGGCAGTGTAAGTACTAATGTACTATATATGCACCATATATTTAGGCAGCTCGAAAGTACACGTATGCATGCTCCAATTCTTTGTTTGCTTGATCAAATATGGtcgcatgcatatatatatatatatatatatatatgatatttgtggTGATTACTTTCTtgtataaaacattattttgtgAAGAAGCATTCAGATGTAAGTCGTTACGTTTGACTTAAGATGTATATAGTTTTTGGGAATTCTCGTACATCGAACCAGGACTAATTTTATTCCATGTCTTGTCGACTCTCCTACCGATCCAAAAAATTCTCACCATGACAAAGCGCGCATTTCGTTTAAGAGAAGTActgtaataaataaattttttaaaattaaacttaattataaatttatatgatttaatatgatatattagatctattttataataaaaataattttttaatctaacataaatataatattaaatttacgtctgtttatagatttatttttataaatatatatatatatatatgttatttatatgattatatCAACAGTACGTACCCACGATTAATTGTTAAATTTTGGGTAGAATGATGATCTCGGTTGTTGCCCATTATAGTGTGCAAATTTATTATTGATCActaagataattaattataatttgtatatttaagattaacaagTAGGGCGCACCTGATTACATGTAGatgtacacacatatatacactaGGGAACAATTCCGGGTGCATTAGTCTCGAGGTACactgacataatgatttaaataaaaaaaaatgaaaaagtcaaTAGCTTATTtgtctgtaaaaaaaaaaatacaaagttaaaaaaagataaaaattaaaaattaaaaaaaatctaaactttagTAAAgtatattggattatctatttactctctatataataataaaatatcattaatttgttattttaaaaaaattgaaacaaaaagaaatgaaaatgaatatactatcaaaacaaaaaggatATGAAAAAGAGACGTCAATTCATGTATGTCGCGAGGCTATTAAAAGGCCTTTTGGTAAAATGTaattcttcattaaattctataagggagctacacgtcaaatgatcAAGGGTCTTAAAAACCTTTTAGTAAAACaatatcattcattaaattctacaagaaaattacacgtcaaatggtcaaagGTTTTAAGGGCATTTTGATAAAATAGGACTTAACgaatttaatggaaaaataagaaaaattactaTTAACAGTTAAATAgttacttattataatagagtagatatatatttatttataagtaggAATAAGGGCCAAGGGGGCtgatacaaattaaataaatattgcaaCTCCATGATTGGTtaatatgaaaacaaatatatataggtCAGACAATTAGGAGTATGTATGCATTtccaaatataaacattttccctaattataagaaaaatacctAGAGGTTAACAAATAAAAGTGGGCatgagtttcttttttcttgataaactgagttcattcaaatataaaaatgggcacgagtgtctaattatatatatatatatatatatgtatgtatgtatttatatacaaaatcagAAGTTAGGTTAAATTCCAAGGATAGAACAGTAAGatcaatgtttttttaatttccaaggTAATATTGTAGAGGTTAAATCAGCAGCCTATAATTTAGCGTTGAAATAAGGCCGAAAATTAAACtaagagataaagtcaataagAGATCATAAGACAGgttgactcagactcctaaaaggaaaaaatttcaCAAGATAAGTTGGACTCAATCATTCTAATGAGATAGACATCTATATAAGGAGGAGATCCCCTACAAATCTGATGAACTCTCGACAGACTCTCTCACAAAATATTTCCACAGAAGCTTCATATGTCGAACTCTACCACACATGGCGATTTCAAAAGATCTTCCCTAAATTTTtctattgtattgtgagatatgtgagataatgagagattataaaatcatcaattataGTAGATTTCGCCTCCAAACAACTTGTAGACGTATGCATTATGCTGAATCATGTAAATTCTTgtgtatcattttatttatttttattcacttatttattatttatattggaTAAACGCAAAGAATACCGTATCGAAACCCGAATCATCATCGTCAGTCGGAGatattttttcctcctttttggCGTGTTATACGAATTTAGACATTAACAATATTCATGCATGCGCAGACGTTTATGatagatatgatatttatatatatatatatatataatatataagcaGGGTAGGTGTCGCAAAATGTATGACAATAATTCCAAGCGTTCATTAGAGTAGTTTTTCTCTGTTGATGTTGGATACTTGCACCTGAGGAGATCATCATGATAAGAATCTTTAGCCAACTTTGTAACGTAAAAAGTTTGTAAAAAGGCTACGGCTTTGTtaggttgaattgtttttatCGTAAAAGATGGAAAAGCAATAAAACATGTGAAAGATAAGGGATCATAGGACAATTTAAACACTGTAAAAAACGTATGTTAAGGTAATTAAACACGCTATCTAGCTAACTACTGTTTTGGTTCCAAATCCCATTGACTAGTCTTCATGCAATAGCCGAACGCCTGCCGTGCCTTCGTGAGATAGCTAGCTTTGCAGCGTGCAGGTGGCAGCCGCACGTTTCAGTTTAGAggatatacttacaaaaaaaaaaaaaaaaaattatataaaagaaatttataaattaagttgattttatatgataagttaaatataatttataataaaaataattttataatttaatatatgaaatcacatcaatttataactttatttttataattttataattaaaatatatctctttaatttaatttagagaaagtTAAAAAGATTAGAAAGAAGGACGTTGTTCTTGATTAAGAGTAGATCTTTAAAATTAGTTCTGTTTAATATCACATGAAATTTGTTGGCATGGTTTTCTAATCCcactttttaatgaaaaaaatgctATTGCGGGATgctatataatatgtatatggACACAGTActacataaataatatttagatttcgtttggattcaaaaagtattttaccatatcattacaactttatcaaattctcatacgaaatataataaaaaaatttaaattttttaaatactaaaataataataatattaaaaaataatattctaacaatattttttttaactttcatattttatttaaaataatctcatctcatctcatttttgaattcaaatcaGCTCTCAGCTAGGTTTGGCAgtcaagagtacctcaagtactctcaaacactctcattactattatttactttattattactttttacatacttttacttctattcattactttttacttactttttaatactatttaatattctattattactttttcactactattcacaaacattctcaacacttgtTAGGTATTGTAGCTAAAACTTCATTGCATAATTttagtaaaaaacaaaataaagtaaaaattaataatattagaaatatagttaagaaaaaattaataataatagaaatatagttaagaatgaaaatgaaaatatcaaatccaattataaataacttaagaATAACAATATATCATGTTATATACTATTTGATGTAGGTACGTCAGAGGAGAGTACGTGTCCAATTCAACAAAGAATTAGAGTACGtttaaaaatcaaactaaactaaactcatcttaatttattattataatttttttaaattttaaaataaaataaaataaataatttaattttttaaattttaaaataataataatattaaaaaataatattttaataatattttattatctaaactcAGTTggactcaattcaattcaattcaatacgTAAAGACAGTCTTAATTTGCCTCAAACATGTGGCATCAATGGTTGATCCGCGCGTGCATTGTTCGTCATCATCGTcatgcattttcttcttttttggttttaattttgcATCATGCAGCCTAGCGCTACGGTTCGCCGTTGGAAACATTGTGTGATTGTATAAAGCTAGCTACGCACGCACGTCTATATGATTGAAGAAAGCAAGAAGAAAATACTGCTAGAAGCTGCAACCAGCAGCCTTGCGTGCCCATCTCTTTCCAGAAGCCGCGAATGTCCGCGCTTTAATTGTTTTCTTGTAAGAAAGTAGTAATTCTTGGAAAATGTGAACGGGCGGATATATCATATACGTTGTGCGTGcgtgtttgaaatttgaattctaTCCGAGAGCTTCCGATAATTACGTTCGTGAATGATCAATCTGGACTGGGCTCGCTCAATCGTGTGTTCTGTATCTACGTTCGTGTGGTTGCGTATGTCATCCCTGTGGCGTTGGAGAGCAGTGCTTTCGTGGCTTTCCGCACGTCATCCTACGGCTTCTGCTAAAACCTCTTTCTGCGCCTGACATCACGTGAGTCGCCATTGTTGAATGATGAATAATGATGTTCTCTATCTTTCGTTTTTTAATTCTTTGGATATGAATTTTGAGACAAAAGTGAATAGTACTAGAGAGTTGATGCAATACACGCGATTGTTTTCTGTGTAAAGATTGTGACGGTTGGCATTTTTTTGTCGATGTATTTCTATCTACTCAATAAATATTCAGACTTgcccaaaataaaataccatAATTTGACATATGCCACAATATATATAGCTTAAAAGTTAAATACCACCGAGTAAAGTAACAAACTAGACCCCTTTCTAATTCCTGgcattatataatatacatggTGTAGTACACGTTATAATTCATATATGGCATGTAATTAAAcctctcattattattattattattatttatagagagGAAATTTCtaattcagattttttatttagagaatCGGGTCATATGTCATCAAGTCATTAGATCCTTGACAAAATCTTTTCTTATTAAAGTTAGAGAGAGTGTCGTAACCATTACACTGTGATTATTATTGTTCTTGAGCATATAAAGAGAGATTTGACTTTAAATTTATGGAAAAATCTACAAATTCCATTATCATCTTATTCGTATTCTACTATAATAAAGTAGTATAGCTCAtcaatcattaatttttttttaaatataaatgatgATTTGGAAGTAATAAATACTATCATATTTCACATAACAAGATAAAAGCGTGATAAAAATATGGCTTACaacattattgttattattttttaataaagaatttgATAATTTGTAGGTAATATCACACCAAGACATTAAGTACAAGTCTCAAATgtacaagtcttttataaaaatgtgaactctataaaaaaattaaaattttcacacttttatatgttaaaatatatttttttgtataaaaaatttaagcGAGATTTGTGTATTtagatttgtatatatgatttctttaaaataaaacagtATTTTTTCATTAGCGTAAAGCTTGATACACGTTCccgaaaaacaaaatttaacaTCTATAGCCCAAGGTCCAGCCAATCTCGGACTCTGATTCGTTAAGCTTGCACGGGTTCGAGTTAAACCCAAAGGTCCATCCCATCTACACAGCCCCGAGATCCAAGCCATAttcgatattttattttattttatttttgatagcTTCGATATTTTATTGGTCTAATCATAAACCGGAGAACTTGGCTTCGATCGATCTGAATTGTACCGTGGGTCCGTGGCAGTACAGCAGCAGGCCCCTGGCTCTTTCGTCGAAAATCCCCAGAAGCCCTTTCGTTGCAGATCGCTGTAATTTTCTTGTTGCAAATTTCTGGAGGAAAATGTACGGATTCGAAGCGCTCACCTTCAACATTCATGC
Coding sequences:
- the LOC121252676 gene encoding plant cysteine oxidase 2-like, which codes for MGIETTRTDRKGNKEFRELPKATDTTSKSKTRKSRRRQKKMSPVQMLFETCKEVFANSGTGIVPSTEDIERLRAVLDKMKPEDVGLSPEMLYFRTQEARRTPAITYLHLYESEKFSMGIFCLPPNGVIPLHNHPGMTVFSKLLFGTMHIKSYDWVVDAPNDTSANENPLEITAPAVRLAKVKVDSDFTAPCNASILYPADGGNMHCFTAVTACAVLDVLGPPYSPPDSDPDGRHCTYFREFPFTSVSVDGVSVPEEEREGHAWLQELDQPEDLEVVGALYIGPEIVDK